A segment of the Mycobacterium intracellulare ATCC 13950 genome:
CCGCCTCTTCGGGATCGGCCCCATTGAGGTACCACTGCCAGGCCAATTGGTTATCGGATTCGGTCCACATGATCCGCCTGGGGCCGTCACGCCGGGCGCCGGTGCGATCGTCGAGCATCGGATACACCAGCATTTGGAAAGCGATTTTGACGTCCTGGCGGTCGTGCGCCCGCTGCGCCACCGCGGCGGCGAAATGCCCGCCGGCGCTGGCGCCGCCGACGGCGACTCGATCCGGGTCCACCCATGGCTGGCGCGCCAGCCAGAGCAGGGCCGCATAACAGTCCTCGACCGGTATCGGGTAGGGGTGTTCGGGGGCTAGCCGGTGTTCGACCGCCGCGATCGCGACGCCGGTGAGCTGAGACAGTTGGCGCAGATACTTGTCGTCCTGGGCGGCGTGGCCCATGATGGTGCCGCCGCCGTGGATCCACAGCAGCGCCGGTGCGTGGTCGGCAAGGCCGGCCGGACGGTGCAGGCGGACGCTGACGTGCTCGTTGACCGCGGCCACCGGCACGGTGCGGATGCGGCCGGCGTTGCCCATCAGGTTCATGATGGCGCGCTGCAGCTTCAGACCGCGGTGCAAGGCGTAACCCCGGGGCAGGAATCGAGCCACTTTGCGAAGACCGGGATCCAAGACATGGGGCGACGTGTAGGCGTTATCGGGAAGGCCGTTTGCCATCGGATGCCTCTGTTCCCTCGCGCCGGCAGACATGCTGACCATACAGGACGCAGGTAATGTCCATGCGTGGGAATTTGAACGAGTTTCAGCGGTATTCGCGCCGTCACGTGTCGGCCCGGCTGCGGACGCATTGGCCAAGCGGCACAGCCCGTTTCAGAGCGCCTCGTCGCTGTCGGTCAGTGCGCGCACGACGTGACCGAACATCGTCTGTTTGATCGCTCCGAGCGTGCCCGGGTCCTTGCCTCCGAATGGGCGAATCTGGTCGACGGCCGTGCCGGTGACCGCGTCCGCCGGACAGGCGACGTCGACGAGGCCGAATTGTGCTGCGTCGGGCCCGGTGAACCGACGGCCCGTAGTCATCGAGGCCACCGCGGCGCGAGGAGTGAGTTTGGACTGGATGAGCGCGGCCATGCCCGGGTTGAACGGAATGCGGATGTCGACCTCGGGAAAACAGAAGTACCCGCGATCGTCGCGCATGGCGCGAAAGTCGTGCGCGATCGCCAGCATTGCTCCGGCACCGAACGCGTGACCGACCACGGCGGCGGCGGTGGGAACGGACAGCGTCAGCACGCGCGCGAGCAGCCGGTGCACCCGATTGATGTACCAGGAGCCCCGGTCGGTGTGGGCGCTCAGCCAGTCCAGATCCAGCCCGTTGGAGTAGAACTTTCCGCCGGCGGTGGTGACCAGCCCCAGGGCGCCATCCGAGATGATCTGATCGAGCGCGGCCTCAACGTCATCCAAAAATGCTGGGGAGAAACGGTTCTCATCGTCGCCCAGCCGGATGATGGCGATCTTGTCGTCGTAATCCAGTTTTACAGCCATGTGTTCCCCTGACTTTCTTTCATGGTTCTCATCGGTCAGCCGCGTCGTTGCCGCGCGGCGGGAGGTCCGATCTCCAGCACGGCGCGCACGGCCGCGCGCAGATGCGCTCGCGCTGTGGCGCTTCCGAGGCGATCTCGCCGGAGCAACAACGCGGTGGGCAGGTCGACGACGCAGCTGGTTATCGTGTCCACCGCCGCCGCGTCCTTGCGCTCCCACACCGCGACCGCAAGCCGCACCATCAAATCGACGAGAAGTTCGTCGAGGCGTCGCAATTCGTCGGCAATGTCGTCGGGGACATCGTCGGCGAGCACTTCCTCGCGGCGCACACGCAACAACAGCGTCGATGAGCCGGGATATTGCTCAGTGAAAACCACCGGCGCGTCGGCGGCGGCCACCACCGCTTCGATGGGACCGCCCGGGTCGGTACCGGTCGCGGCGTCGTCGACAAGTGCCGTCTGTACCGCCAGGAAACGCCGGCCAGCCCGCAGCCAAGCCTGGCCCATCAGTCCGCCCCGCGATGTGAACGTGTGGTACACAGCGCCGTTGGAGACACCCACGGCCGCGCCGACCGCCCGGATGGTCACCGCGCTCGGGCCCGACCGCGCCACCAGGTCCTCGACGGCGTCGAGTACGGCGTCGGGATCGTGAAGGCGGGGCCGCGGCATGCAACCACCATAACAGAGCGGGTGCTCTATTACGCGCCGGGGCGTGAGTATCTCCCTGTGCCGCGGGGCACGATCCGACCGTGATATGGCGCCGGTTAGCATCGGACGTCCGGATGTCGGTGCGGAAGGTAGGGCATTGGCTGCGATACCCGTCATCGCGCTCACCGGTCATCTCGGCGCTGGCAAGACGACGCTGCTCAACCACTTGTTGCGCCATCCCGGCACCCGAATCGGTGTCGTGGTCAATGATTTCGGCGACATCAACATCGACGCTTCTCTGGTGGCCGGTCACGTCGACGAACCGGCCTCGATCGCCGGCGGATGCATCTGTTGCCTGCCCGATGGCGGTGGGCTCGACGACGCACTCGTCAAACTCGCGGATCCGGCCCGGCGCCTTGATGCCATCGTCGTCGAGGCCAGTGGTCTGGCCGACCCCGTGGCGATCGCGCGGATCATCGGTTTCAGCGAGATACGGGGGGTCCGGCCGGGGGGACTCGTGGATGTCGTCGATGCGGTGAACCATTTCGACACCGTCGACTCCGGGACGCTACCGCCGGTCCGCTATGGTGCGGCGTCGCTGATCGTTGTCAACAAGCTCGACCAAGTGCCTGACAGCGAGAGGTCGGCCGTGGTGCAGCGCGTCACACAGCGTGCGGCGCAACGGAACCCGCACATTCATGTCGTGGGCACATCGGGTGGCCGGATCGACCCGGAGCTGCTCTTCGACGCGTCTGGCACGTCCGGACAGGTTGGCCAGCTCTCGTTCCTGGACTTGGTGCCCGAGCACGAGCATGACCACGTCCATGCTGATGCGGTCACCGTGGCCGGCGCTGGTTGTATCGACCCCGACGCCCTGGTCGATCTTCTCGAACAGCCGCCTCCGCAGGTGTTCAGGATGAAAGGCATTGTGGCTGTGCGGG
Coding sequences within it:
- a CDS encoding CobW family GTP-binding protein; this translates as MAAIPVIALTGHLGAGKTTLLNHLLRHPGTRIGVVVNDFGDINIDASLVAGHVDEPASIAGGCICCLPDGGGLDDALVKLADPARRLDAIVVEASGLADPVAIARIIGFSEIRGVRPGGLVDVVDAVNHFDTVDSGTLPPVRYGAASLIVVNKLDQVPDSERSAVVQRVTQRAAQRNPHIHVVGTSGGRIDPELLFDASGTSGQVGQLSFLDLVPEHEHDHVHADAVTVAGAGCIDPDALVDLLEQPPPQVFRMKGIVAVRERATVREYVINLVGGAVHIAKAPSGAMANCLVAIGMHLDIPAVRARLDDALQPVSGSASAPALRRLQRYRRLSA
- a CDS encoding TetR/AcrR family transcriptional regulator, whose translation is MPRPRLHDPDAVLDAVEDLVARSGPSAVTIRAVGAAVGVSNGAVYHTFTSRGGLMGQAWLRAGRRFLAVQTALVDDAATGTDPGGPIEAVVAAADAPVVFTEQYPGSSTLLLRVRREEVLADDVPDDIADELRRLDELLVDLMVRLAVAVWERKDAAAVDTITSCVVDLPTALLLRRDRLGSATARAHLRAAVRAVLEIGPPAARQRRG
- a CDS encoding enoyl-CoA hydratase-related protein translates to MAVKLDYDDKIAIIRLGDDENRFSPAFLDDVEAALDQIISDGALGLVTTAGGKFYSNGLDLDWLSAHTDRGSWYINRVHRLLARVLTLSVPTAAAVVGHAFGAGAMLAIAHDFRAMRDDRGYFCFPEVDIRIPFNPGMAALIQSKLTPRAAVASMTTGRRFTGPDAAQFGLVDVACPADAVTGTAVDQIRPFGGKDPGTLGAIKQTMFGHVVRALTDSDEAL
- a CDS encoding alpha/beta hydrolase, encoding MANGLPDNAYTSPHVLDPGLRKVARFLPRGYALHRGLKLQRAIMNLMGNAGRIRTVPVAAVNEHVSVRLHRPAGLADHAPALLWIHGGGTIMGHAAQDDKYLRQLSQLTGVAIAAVEHRLAPEHPYPIPVEDCYAALLWLARQPWVDPDRVAVGGASAGGHFAAAVAQRAHDRQDVKIAFQMLVYPMLDDRTGARRDGPRRIMWTESDNQLAWQWYLNGADPEEAAPARRKDLSGLPPAWIGVGTLDLFYSESLEYARRLREAGVPVQEEIVPGAFHAFDQIADKAAISAKFFQSQCDYLRGALTPSG